The following are encoded together in the Paludisphaera mucosa genome:
- the tsaE gene encoding tRNA (adenosine(37)-N6)-threonylcarbamoyltransferase complex ATPase subunit type 1 TsaE, protein MNVARDEDGLRIELDGEAETDALGRALAAVLAPDTVVGLVGPLGAGKTRLVRAIAEALDVDPLAIASPTFVLIHEYEGAIPIYHFDVYRLTSTAAFDDLGPADYWTAGGICLVEWADRVAAALPPDAWWITIEPVDPARRAVRLAAPDDALERLANLLTPPSDAPKDGP, encoded by the coding sequence ATGAACGTCGCGCGCGACGAGGACGGCCTGCGGATCGAACTCGACGGCGAGGCCGAGACCGACGCGCTCGGCCGGGCCCTCGCCGCCGTCCTGGCGCCGGACACGGTCGTCGGCCTCGTCGGCCCGCTCGGGGCCGGCAAGACCCGGCTCGTCCGCGCGATCGCCGAGGCCCTCGACGTCGACCCCCTCGCCATCGCCAGCCCGACGTTCGTGCTCATCCATGAATACGAGGGCGCGATCCCGATCTATCACTTCGACGTGTACCGCCTCACCTCCACCGCCGCCTTCGACGACCTGGGCCCGGCCGACTACTGGACGGCCGGCGGGATCTGCCTCGTCGAGTGGGCCGACCGCGTCGCCGCCGCCTTGCCCCCGGACGCCTGGTGGATCACGATCGAGCCGGTCGACCCCGCCCGCCGCGCCGTCCGCCTCGCCGCCCCCGACGACGCCCTCGAACGCCTCGCGAACCTCCTCACGCCCCCTTCCGACGCACCGAAGGACGGACCATGA
- the argC gene encoding N-acetyl-gamma-glutamyl-phosphate reductase, with product MAEPVGAAIVGASGYAARELIQILLRHPGVKVAVATSRQDERLDALHPGLTKRIDLACEPFDADRIAERAGYAFLALPHTASMAIAPSLRERGVKVIDLSADYRLDDAQVYEDWYGHEHTDAEGLNSAVYGLPELFRQKIPSATLIANPGCYTSASILGLAPLVAEGLIERTGIVIDAKSGVSGAGRSPKLNTHFPECNESLSAYSVGRHRHTPEIDQILTTASGGGDPVEVIFTPHLVPMDRGIFATIYAKPLGTAVEHDLIELYRSFYADSPFVRVVTHLPATKDSAYTNFCDITVRVVRGRILILSCLDNLIKGAAGVAVQNLNLMLGAPEATALF from the coding sequence GTGGCGGAACCTGTCGGCGCGGCGATCGTGGGGGCCTCGGGGTACGCGGCCCGCGAGCTGATCCAGATCCTGTTGAGGCACCCGGGCGTGAAGGTCGCGGTGGCGACCTCGCGCCAGGACGAGCGGCTCGACGCGCTCCACCCCGGGCTGACGAAGCGCATCGACCTGGCCTGCGAGCCCTTCGACGCCGACCGGATCGCCGAGCGCGCGGGCTACGCGTTCCTGGCCCTGCCGCACACGGCGAGCATGGCGATCGCGCCGTCGCTCCGCGAGCGCGGCGTCAAGGTCATCGACCTGAGCGCCGACTACCGGCTGGACGACGCCCAGGTCTATGAGGATTGGTACGGCCACGAGCACACCGACGCCGAGGGCCTGAATTCGGCCGTCTACGGCCTGCCCGAGCTGTTCCGCCAAAAAATCCCGTCGGCGACCCTGATCGCCAACCCCGGCTGCTACACCTCGGCGAGCATCCTCGGGCTCGCGCCGCTCGTGGCGGAGGGGCTGATCGAGCGGACCGGGATCGTCATCGACGCCAAGAGCGGAGTCTCGGGCGCGGGGCGTTCGCCGAAGCTGAACACGCACTTCCCCGAGTGCAACGAGAGCCTCTCGGCCTACAGCGTCGGCCGCCACCGCCACACGCCCGAGATCGACCAGATCCTCACCACGGCCTCGGGCGGCGGGGACCCCGTCGAGGTGATCTTCACGCCCCACCTCGTGCCGATGGACCGCGGCATCTTCGCCACCATCTACGCGAAGCCGCTGGGGACGGCCGTGGAGCACGACCTGATCGAGCTGTACCGCTCGTTCTACGCCGACAGCCCGTTCGTCCGCGTCGTCACCCACCTGCCGGCGACGAAGGACTCGGCGTACACCAACTTCTGCGACATCACCGTCCGCGTCGTCCGGGGCCGGATCCTCATCCTCTCGTGCCTCGACAACCTCATCAAGGGGGCGGCCGGCGTCGCCGTCCAGAACCTCAACCTGATGCTGGGCGCGCCCGAGGCCACCGCGCTATTCTGA
- the thiL gene encoding thiamine-phosphate kinase has protein sequence MSEQPITGEFGLIEWIRGRRPALTPEDGVFGDVGDDCATVGLRERLTLVTTDMLMDGRHFRLAEVGPEAVGNKAMGVNISDVAAMAGVPRFATVAVALPRRDAVAVGQGLDAGLRRMADRFSVHIVGGDTNAWDGPLVVSVTLIGEASPLGSPGRSHARVGDAVFVTGPLGGSLFRGRHLRPEPRVAEAAALLRATTLHAMIDLSDGLSSDLGHILDESGGLGAVLDADAIPIHPDAIDMAREDGVPALRHALDDGEDFELCFTVPADAAEAIVNGPPDGVVLHRIGTIVATPGVRLRGSDGRITAVEPRGFDHFRGPSPP, from the coding sequence ATGAGTGAACAACCCATCACGGGCGAATTCGGCCTGATCGAGTGGATCCGGGGCCGGCGGCCGGCGCTCACGCCCGAGGACGGCGTCTTCGGCGACGTCGGCGACGACTGCGCGACGGTCGGCTTGCGCGAGCGGCTGACGCTCGTGACGACCGACATGCTGATGGACGGCCGCCACTTCCGGCTCGCCGAGGTCGGCCCCGAGGCGGTCGGGAACAAGGCGATGGGCGTGAACATCTCGGACGTCGCCGCGATGGCGGGCGTCCCCCGGTTCGCGACGGTCGCCGTCGCGCTGCCGCGGCGGGACGCGGTCGCCGTCGGCCAGGGGCTCGACGCCGGCCTGCGACGCATGGCCGACCGCTTCTCCGTCCACATCGTCGGCGGCGACACCAACGCCTGGGACGGCCCGCTCGTCGTGTCGGTGACGCTCATCGGCGAGGCGTCCCCGCTGGGATCGCCCGGCCGCTCGCACGCGCGCGTCGGCGACGCGGTCTTCGTCACCGGCCCGCTCGGCGGCAGCCTGTTCCGGGGCCGCCACCTCCGGCCCGAGCCCCGCGTCGCCGAGGCGGCCGCCCTGCTGAGGGCGACGACGCTGCACGCGATGATCGACCTGTCCGACGGCCTCTCGTCCGACCTCGGCCACATCCTCGACGAGAGCGGCGGCCTGGGCGCGGTGCTCGACGCCGACGCGATCCCGATCCATCCCGACGCGATCGACATGGCCCGCGAGGACGGCGTCCCCGCACTCCGGCACGCGCTCGACGACGGCGAGGACTTCGAGCTGTGCTTCACCGTCCCGGCCGACGCGGCCGAGGCGATCGTGAACGGGCCGCCCGATGGGGTCGTTCTCCACCGCATCGGGACGATCGTCGCGACGCCCGGCGTCCGCCTCCGCGGGTCCGACGGCCGAATCACCGCGGTCGAGCCCCGGGGCTTCGACCATTTCCGGGGGCCCTCCCCCCCATGA
- a CDS encoding alpha/beta hydrolase family protein → MTYRAPKLATPTVILMLGAFLTTAGAEDGAPAPAPDGPRPNLVGAYGPWLSDKVLGDGPARLSFRTGRWRTLDEWRKVGRERTWECLAPVDQGGVPEVRVEESREYDGLHVERLSWQLPGGPRTEAVFLKPAGATGRLPAVLGLHDHGGNKFLGWRKIARIDETLWPILVDHHDQYYGGVAWANALAKRGYAVLVHDTFPFASRRVRVADVPERIREDGVDPEPTDAEGVKRYNKFASAHEDVMEKGLLSAGTTWPGVYVVEDQRALDVLCARADVDPGRVGCAGLSGGGMRTVYLGGLDDRIRCAVAVGFMTTWRDFILNKSYTHTWMAYAPLLPRDLDFPEILALRAPSPTMVLNGSEDGLYTLPEMRRADAILRETFARGGAPEAYEGKFYPGGHRFDLEMQRDAFAWFDRHLKDAK, encoded by the coding sequence ATGACGTACCGCGCGCCGAAGCTCGCCACGCCGACCGTGATCCTGATGCTGGGAGCCTTCCTGACGACGGCGGGCGCCGAGGACGGCGCTCCCGCTCCCGCGCCGGACGGGCCCCGGCCCAACCTGGTCGGGGCGTATGGGCCCTGGTTGTCGGACAAGGTCCTCGGCGACGGGCCGGCGCGGCTGTCGTTCCGCACGGGGCGCTGGAGGACGCTCGACGAATGGCGGAAGGTCGGCCGCGAGCGGACCTGGGAATGCCTCGCGCCCGTCGACCAGGGGGGCGTCCCGGAGGTCCGCGTCGAGGAGTCGCGGGAGTACGACGGGCTCCACGTCGAGCGGCTGTCGTGGCAGCTTCCCGGGGGGCCCCGGACGGAGGCGGTGTTCCTCAAGCCCGCCGGCGCGACGGGGCGGCTGCCCGCGGTGCTGGGGCTGCACGACCACGGCGGCAACAAGTTCCTGGGCTGGCGGAAGATCGCCCGGATCGACGAGACGCTCTGGCCGATCCTGGTCGACCACCACGACCAGTACTACGGCGGCGTCGCGTGGGCCAACGCGCTGGCGAAGCGGGGCTACGCCGTCCTGGTCCACGACACCTTCCCGTTCGCCAGCCGCCGCGTGCGGGTGGCCGACGTCCCCGAGCGGATCCGCGAGGACGGCGTCGACCCCGAGCCGACCGACGCCGAGGGCGTGAAGCGCTACAACAAGTTCGCCTCCGCCCATGAAGACGTCATGGAGAAGGGCCTCCTGAGCGCCGGCACGACCTGGCCGGGCGTGTACGTCGTCGAGGACCAGCGGGCGCTGGACGTCCTGTGCGCCCGCGCCGACGTCGACCCGGGCCGGGTCGGCTGCGCGGGGCTCTCGGGCGGCGGCATGCGGACCGTCTACCTCGGCGGCCTCGACGACCGGATCCGGTGCGCGGTGGCCGTCGGCTTCATGACGACCTGGCGCGACTTCATCCTCAACAAGTCGTATACGCACACCTGGATGGCCTACGCCCCCCTGCTCCCCCGCGACCTCGACTTCCCCGAGATCCTCGCCCTGCGGGCGCCATCGCCGACGATGGTCCTGAACGGCAGCGAGGACGGCCTCTACACCCTCCCCGAGATGCGCCGCGCCGACGCCATCCTCCGCGAGACGTTCGCCAGGGGCGGCGCCCCCGAAGCCTACGAGGGCAAGTTCTACCCCGGCGGCCACCGCTTCGACCTGGAGATGCAACGCGACGCCTTCGCCTGGTTCGACAGGCACCTCAAGGACGCGAAGTGA
- a CDS encoding deoxyribonuclease IV produces MPRKPKPTPPQPAAPAAPGLKLGAHMSIAGGYDRAVRAAHAVGFETVQLFTKNNNQWNAPPITDAQADAFRAALAETGVVDPISHASYLINLASPDDVLWNRSIDALAVEVERCARLGIADLVVHPGAHVGAGEEEGLRRVAQGLDRVIAKTAGLAVTIDLETTAGQGTCLGHRFEHLQAILELTAGRSRLGVCVDTCHIFAAGYSLDVQDLYDGTFDELDRAVGLDLVRVLHLNDSRRERASRVDRHAGIGVGMLGLEPFRFVLNDPRLRGLPMILETPKGVEDGEDLDARNRRVLRGLLAS; encoded by the coding sequence ATGCCGCGAAAGCCGAAGCCGACCCCTCCCCAGCCCGCGGCCCCGGCCGCGCCCGGTCTCAAATTGGGCGCGCACATGTCGATCGCCGGCGGCTACGACCGCGCCGTCCGGGCGGCGCACGCCGTGGGCTTCGAGACCGTCCAGCTGTTCACGAAGAACAACAACCAGTGGAACGCCCCGCCGATCACCGACGCCCAGGCCGACGCCTTCCGCGCGGCGCTCGCCGAGACGGGGGTCGTCGACCCGATTTCACACGCATCGTACCTCATCAACCTGGCGAGCCCCGACGACGTCCTGTGGAACCGGTCGATCGACGCCCTGGCGGTCGAGGTCGAGCGCTGCGCGCGGCTGGGGATCGCCGACCTGGTGGTCCACCCGGGGGCGCACGTCGGCGCCGGCGAGGAGGAAGGGCTGCGGCGGGTCGCGCAGGGGCTCGACCGGGTGATCGCCAAGACGGCCGGCCTGGCGGTGACGATCGACCTGGAGACGACCGCGGGGCAGGGGACCTGCCTGGGCCATCGCTTCGAGCATCTCCAGGCGATCCTCGAACTTACGGCGGGACGCTCGCGCCTGGGCGTGTGCGTGGACACCTGCCATATTTTCGCGGCGGGCTATTCCCTGGACGTCCAAGATTTGTACGATGGGACCTTCGACGAGCTGGATCGGGCGGTCGGCCTGGACCTGGTCCGGGTCTTGCATCTCAACGACAGCCGTCGCGAGCGCGCCAGCCGCGTCGATCGCCATGCGGGGATCGGCGTCGGGATGCTCGGCCTGGAACCCTTCCGCTTCGTCCTCAACGACCCGCGGCTGCGGGGCCTGCCGATGATCCTGGAGACCCCCAAGGGGGTCGAGGACGGCGAGGATCTCGACGCGCGCAACCGGCGGGTCCTGCGCGGGCTGCTGGCGTCGTGA
- a CDS encoding carbon storage regulator yields MLVLSRKLGEVIQIGSDIRIVVAKIDGHQVRIGIEAPMSVSIKRQEICFELPNEREADRLMQAVGA; encoded by the coding sequence ATGCTGGTCCTGAGCAGGAAGTTGGGCGAGGTCATCCAGATCGGGTCGGACATCCGGATCGTGGTCGCGAAGATCGACGGCCACCAGGTGCGCATCGGCATCGAGGCCCCCATGAGCGTCTCGATCAAGCGCCAGGAGATCTGCTTCGAGCTGCCGAACGAGCGCGAGGCCGATCGGCTCATGCAGGCGGTCGGCGCTTGA
- a CDS encoding HPF/RaiA family ribosome-associated protein, translated as MMQIQVTTDNHIHGGERLIADISEGLQGALKRYDHQITRVEVHLADVNGPKGADNDKRCLIEARLAGHQPIVASHQAATVDESVEGASDKLFRAIETTLGRLHDAKGHKTSAGGDQVI; from the coding sequence ATGATGCAGATCCAGGTCACGACGGACAATCACATCCACGGCGGCGAGCGGCTCATCGCGGACATCAGCGAGGGCCTCCAGGGCGCCCTGAAGCGATACGACCACCAGATCACGCGCGTCGAGGTCCACCTGGCCGACGTCAACGGCCCCAAGGGTGCCGACAACGACAAGCGCTGCCTGATCGAGGCCCGCCTCGCCGGCCACCAGCCGATCGTCGCCAGCCACCAGGCCGCCACCGTCGACGAGTCGGTCGAGGGCGCCTCCGACAAGCTCTTCCGCGCCATCGAGACGACCCTCGGCCGCCTCCACGACGCCAAGGGCCACAAGACCTCCGCCGGCGGCGACCAGGTCATCTGA
- a CDS encoding zinc-dependent alcohol dehydrogenase family protein, with product MVVHPASNEALWFRRFGPPVDVLERETSELPPLAACRVRVAMTAAAINPSDLIPITGAYRHRVVPPRVAGYEGCGMVVAAAEASLEGRRVLPLRGDGTWQRFVDADPTWLVPVPDDIPDDLAARAYINPLAAMLMLERQPVAGRRVLLTAGGSACARLLGAWALAAGAREVVAVHRSPAHAGSLAALGLIPIRQDDPALASYAARADVAFDAVGGPIADAILAAMPRDAAFVSYGLLSGETFRPRADGASIHRFHLRDRLEGVDPATWRGWFERLWPLLRAADLPDVRRFPLRDWRGALAAFEASGRSFKPMLMLGSE from the coding sequence ATGGTCGTCCATCCCGCGTCCAACGAGGCTCTGTGGTTCCGCCGCTTCGGGCCGCCGGTGGACGTGCTGGAACGGGAGACGTCGGAACTCCCGCCGCTCGCGGCCTGTCGCGTCCGCGTCGCCATGACCGCCGCGGCGATCAACCCGTCCGACCTGATCCCGATCACGGGGGCGTACCGACACCGGGTCGTCCCGCCGCGGGTCGCCGGATACGAGGGCTGCGGGATGGTCGTCGCCGCGGCGGAGGCATCGCTCGAGGGCCGCCGCGTGCTCCCCCTGCGGGGCGACGGCACGTGGCAACGGTTCGTCGACGCCGACCCGACGTGGCTCGTGCCCGTCCCGGACGACATCCCCGACGATTTGGCCGCGCGGGCCTACATCAACCCCCTCGCGGCGATGCTGATGCTGGAGCGCCAGCCCGTCGCCGGCCGTCGCGTGCTGCTGACGGCCGGCGGATCCGCCTGCGCACGGTTGCTCGGCGCGTGGGCCCTCGCCGCCGGCGCCCGCGAGGTCGTGGCCGTCCACCGCTCCCCCGCGCACGCCGGGTCGCTCGCCGCACTGGGCCTGATCCCGATCCGGCAGGATGACCCGGCGCTCGCGTCGTACGCGGCCAGGGCCGACGTCGCCTTCGACGCCGTCGGCGGCCCGATCGCCGACGCGATCCTGGCCGCCATGCCCCGCGACGCGGCGTTCGTCTCCTACGGCCTCCTGTCCGGCGAGACCTTCCGCCCCCGTGCGGATGGGGCGAGCATTCACCGCTTCCATCTGCGCGACCGCCTGGAAGGCGTCGACCCCGCGACCTGGCGGGGCTGGTTCGAGCGGCTCTGGCCGTTGCTCCGCGCCGCGGACCTGCCCGACGTGCGCCGCTTCCCGCTCCGCGACTGGCGCGGGGCGCTGGCGGCGTTCGAGGCGTCGGGCCGATCGTTCAAGCCGATGTTGATGCTGGGGTCAGAATAG
- a CDS encoding NAD(P)/FAD-dependent oxidoreductase, with translation MTHQQDSDLFDVAVLGAGAAGLVAAARAAECGARVVLLEKNRKPGVKILMSGGTRCNVTNARGLRRLEAVSGPVDPGFDPKLLRGVRAIQDAFGPGGPFLGPSLRKFDVDQSVRLFEAEGVALKVEANGKLFPVSDRAVDVLEALLRRLGRSGAEVRYLSPARSVERVEDGWRIAAGDGHIHARAVVLAVGGRSFPGCGTTGDGYAIARALGHTIVDVRPALVPLRVVPEWVPTLRGLSLPDVVVSVHGPSGPALAQRREAVLFTHTGLSGPAILDVSRAEARREGEERLELRIDLRPDESREDVDRRIQEAARRGKAGIASILSADLPHRLAECVLDHCGVPRSRTGPDLSRPERIRLVAALKGLALPIAGTLGFEKAEVSSGGVALDEVDPKTLESRLAPGFHLAGEVLDLDGLIGGYNFQAAWSTGWLAGESAARPPG, from the coding sequence GTGACGCATCAGCAAGACTCCGACCTGTTCGACGTGGCCGTCCTGGGGGCCGGCGCGGCCGGGCTGGTCGCGGCGGCGCGGGCGGCGGAGTGCGGGGCGAGGGTGGTCCTGCTGGAGAAGAACCGCAAGCCGGGCGTGAAGATCCTGATGTCGGGCGGCACGCGGTGCAACGTCACCAACGCCCGGGGGCTGCGGCGGCTGGAGGCGGTCTCGGGGCCGGTCGACCCGGGCTTCGACCCGAAGCTGCTGCGCGGCGTCCGCGCGATTCAGGACGCCTTCGGGCCGGGCGGGCCGTTCCTGGGGCCGTCGCTCCGGAAGTTCGACGTCGACCAGAGCGTCCGGCTGTTCGAGGCCGAGGGCGTGGCCCTGAAGGTCGAGGCCAACGGCAAGCTCTTCCCCGTCTCCGACCGCGCCGTCGACGTCCTGGAGGCGCTCCTGAGACGGTTGGGCCGATCGGGCGCCGAGGTGCGTTACCTGAGCCCGGCGCGGTCGGTCGAGCGCGTCGAGGACGGCTGGCGGATCGCGGCGGGCGATGGACATATCCACGCGCGAGCGGTCGTCCTGGCGGTCGGCGGCCGGTCGTTCCCGGGGTGCGGGACGACGGGCGACGGCTACGCGATCGCGCGGGCGCTCGGGCATACGATCGTCGACGTCCGGCCCGCGCTGGTCCCCTTGCGGGTGGTCCCCGAGTGGGTGCCGACGCTCCGGGGACTCAGCCTGCCCGACGTCGTCGTCTCGGTCCACGGCCCGTCCGGCCCGGCGCTGGCGCAGCGGCGTGAGGCGGTCCTGTTCACGCACACCGGCCTGAGCGGGCCGGCCATCCTGGACGTCAGCCGGGCCGAGGCCCGCCGCGAGGGCGAAGAGCGCCTGGAGCTGCGGATCGACCTCCGGCCCGACGAGTCGCGCGAGGACGTCGACCGGCGGATCCAGGAGGCGGCGCGGCGGGGCAAGGCCGGGATCGCCTCGATCCTGTCGGCCGACCTTCCGCACCGCCTGGCGGAGTGCGTCCTCGACCACTGCGGCGTCCCCCGCTCGCGGACCGGGCCCGACCTGTCGCGGCCCGAGCGGATCCGCCTGGTCGCGGCGCTCAAGGGGCTGGCCCTGCCGATCGCGGGGACGCTGGGCTTCGAGAAGGCCGAGGTCTCCAGCGGCGGCGTGGCTCTCGACGAGGTCGACCCGAAGACCCTGGAGAGTCGCCTGGCGCCCGGCTTCCACCTGGCCGGCGAGGTGCTCGACCTGGACGGCCTGATCGGCGGGTACAACTTCCAGGCCGCCTGGAGCACCGGCTGGCTCGCCGGCGAGTCGGCGGCGCGGCCGCCGGGGTGA
- a CDS encoding 30S ribosomal protein S1, with protein sequence MPDEPTNASITPGSPPKPPAGPERAPLARASRDAAVDEAMEAAMGRPTAPPVAEGPLKKQWDAELEAELEAALSGFDPKAFDVATPARRPRAERLPADGRDRGQEGRQGQGPRMGKVISVRGRSLFVDLGGKSEGVVPLDQFVGEVPAPGSEIEVVVDHFDRSEGIVHLRLKGSAIEADWSNLRQGVIVEAKITKTVKGGVEVDVDGIRGFMPISQIDLNRVEDGADYVNQKVKAIVTEANPREKNLVVSRRELLEQERAELREKTWLTLEEGQIREGVVRSVKPFGAFVDVGGVDGLLPIGEMSWVRVAQVEDVIRAGDKVQVKILKIDREARKLTFGLKQLQKNPWDDAEDNYSRGATLTGKVTKIMEFGAFVELEPGVEGLIHVSELSPNRVRRIADVVQPGQEVEVRVLKVEADVRRISLSLIPLPKDQVVEEEAEDPDAPPPPPKPERKVPLKGGLGDRDPFPKLGS encoded by the coding sequence ATGCCCGACGAACCGACGAACGCCTCGATCACGCCCGGATCGCCCCCCAAGCCCCCCGCCGGCCCCGAGCGCGCCCCGCTCGCGCGGGCCTCGCGCGACGCGGCCGTCGACGAGGCGATGGAGGCCGCCATGGGACGCCCGACCGCCCCCCCGGTCGCCGAGGGCCCGCTCAAGAAGCAGTGGGACGCCGAGCTGGAGGCCGAGCTCGAGGCGGCCCTCAGCGGCTTCGACCCCAAGGCGTTCGACGTGGCGACCCCCGCCCGCCGCCCCCGCGCCGAGCGGCTGCCGGCCGACGGCCGCGACCGCGGCCAGGAGGGCCGGCAAGGCCAGGGCCCGCGCATGGGCAAGGTGATCTCCGTCCGGGGCCGCAGCCTGTTCGTCGACCTGGGCGGCAAGAGCGAGGGCGTCGTCCCGCTCGACCAGTTCGTAGGCGAGGTCCCCGCCCCCGGCTCCGAGATCGAGGTGGTCGTCGACCACTTCGATCGCTCCGAGGGGATCGTCCACCTCCGCCTCAAGGGGTCGGCGATCGAGGCCGACTGGAGCAACCTCCGCCAGGGGGTGATCGTCGAGGCCAAGATCACCAAGACCGTCAAGGGGGGCGTCGAGGTCGACGTCGACGGCATCCGCGGCTTCATGCCCATCAGCCAGATCGACCTCAACCGCGTCGAGGACGGCGCCGACTACGTCAACCAGAAGGTCAAGGCGATCGTCACCGAGGCCAACCCCCGCGAGAAGAACCTCGTCGTCTCCCGCCGCGAGCTGCTCGAACAGGAGCGCGCCGAGCTGCGCGAGAAGACCTGGCTCACGCTCGAAGAGGGCCAGATCCGCGAGGGCGTCGTCCGCTCGGTCAAGCCCTTCGGCGCGTTCGTCGACGTCGGCGGCGTCGACGGCCTGCTGCCGATCGGCGAGATGAGCTGGGTCCGCGTCGCCCAGGTCGAGGACGTCATCCGCGCCGGCGACAAGGTGCAGGTCAAGATCCTCAAGATCGACCGCGAGGCCCGCAAGCTCACCTTCGGCCTCAAGCAGCTCCAGAAGAACCCCTGGGACGACGCCGAGGACAACTATTCGCGGGGCGCGACCCTCACCGGCAAGGTGACGAAGATCATGGAGTTCGGCGCGTTCGTCGAGCTGGAGCCGGGCGTCGAGGGCCTCATCCACGTCTCCGAGCTCTCCCCCAACCGCGTCCGCCGGATCGCCGACGTGGTCCAGCCCGGCCAGGAGGTCGAGGTCCGCGTGCTCAAGGTCGAGGCCGACGTCCGCCGCATCAGCCTGTCGCTGATCCCCCTGCCCAAGGACCAGGTCGTCGAGGAGGAGGCCGAGGACCCGGACGCCCCGCCGCCGCCCCCCAAGCCCGAGCGCAAGGTGCCCCTCAAGGGGGGCCTGGGCGACCGCGACCCCTTCCCCAAACTGGGCTCGTGA
- a CDS encoding glycerate kinase: MRIVIAPDKFKGSLTAAEAARAIARGVHAADPKADVVAAPMADGGEGIVEALVAATDGSFREIRVTGPMGEPIAARYGLLGDGRTAVVEMAKAAGLVLVPKDRRDPLRATTRGVGELILAAAGTGVHRLIVGIGGSATNDGGAGLAQALGYRLIDAQGREIGPGGGPLADLDRIERDGAARALTGVEIAVACDVTNPLCGPSGASAVYGPQKGATPAMVEQLDRNLARLAEAIERDLGVAVAEIPGAGAAGGLGAGLVAFAGGRLEPGIDLVIEAVGLADKLRGADLCLTGEGSLDAQSAFGKTAVGVARLARSLGVPTFALVGSIGEGAEQCLAQGLDAYFPICPGPMSLDDAMARAPDLLARAAEQAVRGFLAGVRPSSKRIHVHE; encoded by the coding sequence ATGCGGATCGTGATCGCTCCAGACAAGTTCAAGGGGAGCCTGACGGCCGCCGAGGCCGCCCGGGCGATCGCGCGAGGCGTGCACGCGGCCGACCCTAAGGCCGATGTCGTCGCCGCGCCCATGGCCGACGGCGGCGAGGGGATCGTCGAGGCCCTCGTCGCGGCCACCGACGGATCCTTCCGCGAGATCCGCGTGACGGGCCCGATGGGCGAGCCGATCGCGGCGCGCTACGGCCTGCTCGGCGACGGACGCACGGCCGTCGTGGAGATGGCGAAGGCCGCCGGGCTGGTCCTCGTCCCCAAAGACCGTCGCGACCCGCTCCGGGCCACGACGCGGGGCGTCGGCGAGTTGATCCTGGCCGCGGCCGGCACGGGCGTCCACCGACTGATCGTCGGCATCGGCGGCAGCGCGACCAACGACGGCGGCGCGGGGCTGGCGCAGGCCCTCGGCTATCGCCTGATCGACGCCCAGGGCCGCGAGATCGGCCCCGGCGGCGGCCCGCTCGCGGACCTCGACCGCATCGAGCGCGACGGGGCCGCGCGCGCCCTGACGGGCGTCGAAATCGCCGTGGCCTGCGACGTGACCAACCCTTTATGCGGCCCCTCGGGCGCCTCGGCGGTTTACGGCCCCCAGAAGGGGGCGACGCCGGCGATGGTCGAGCAACTCGACCGCAACCTCGCCCGGCTGGCGGAGGCGATCGAGCGCGACCTGGGCGTCGCGGTCGCCGAGATCCCCGGCGCGGGGGCCGCGGGCGGCCTCGGCGCGGGGCTGGTCGCGTTCGCGGGCGGCCGTCTGGAGCCGGGCATCGACCTCGTGATCGAGGCCGTCGGCCTGGCGGACAAGCTCCGCGGCGCCGACCTCTGCCTGACGGGCGAAGGGTCGCTCGACGCCCAGAGCGCCTTCGGCAAGACGGCCGTCGGCGTGGCGAGGCTGGCGCGCTCGCTCGGCGTCCCCACGTTCGCCCTCGTGGGCTCGATCGGCGAAGGGGCGGAGCAATGCCTCGCGCAAGGGCTCGACGCCTACTTCCCCATATGCCCCGGCCCCATGAGCCTCGACGACGCGATGGCCCGGGCCCCGGACCTGCTCGCCCGGGCCGCCGAGCAGGCCGTGCGCGGCTTCCTGGCGGGAGTCCGCCCATCGTCGAAGCGGATTCACGTCCATGAGTGA